The Streptomyces pratensis genomic interval TCAGACCGAGGCCGGTGAGTTCCGGCTCGATCATCAGCTCACGCAGCGCCTGCAGGAGGTCGGGGTTGCTGTGGACCGCCTGGCCGAGCCCCCGCATCAGGGCGGAGCTCTTCTCCATCTCACAGTCGTCGGTCCGCCGGAGCGCGGCACGGAAGTCACCACGCAGCGAACCGGTGTCGATCTCGCCGAGCTCCATCGGCTTGTTGTGCCGGAGCGCCTTCACGACGAGTTCGGCCTTGCTCCCCCACTGGCGGTAGAGGGTGGCCTTGCTGGAACGGGTACGGGCGGCAACGGCGTCCATGGTCAGGGCTTCATAGCCGACCTCGCCGAGCAGATCGAGCACGGCGGCGTACAGCTCACCCTCACGCTCGGGCGTGAGCCGGCTGCGTGCCATGTGTCGACCTCCTCGTAGTTGCGCCTGCTGGATGGTACGTCAGTCGAAGATCAACTAACGGAACGAAACTGTTTCGTACACTTCGAAGGTACCCCCTCCGCGAGCGAAACGAGACGGTTTCGCCTGTGTCCTGCACCACAAGTTGCCGCGGGCCCTTCACACGGAAAGCATTGGAGGGTGAGTGACGACGTCGCGTATCTCCGTTTCCCGCACATCCACAAGGACTTGCTCTGCTTCGCGGCGGAGGACGACCTCTGGGTCGCCCCCCTCGCCCCGGCGGGGCAGCGGCCCGGCCGGGCATGGCGGCTGACCGTCGACCGGACCAGGGTCGGTCATCCGCGCTTCTCGCCCGACGGCAGCCGTATCGCCTACACGACCTGGCGCACGCTCGATCCAGAGATCCACATCGCACCCGTCGACGGAGGCCCCGCCCGCAGACTCACCTACTGGGGCTCGACCGACGCCCGGGTCTGCGGCTGGAGCCCCGACCCCGGGGAGTCCTCCCAGATCCTCGCCGTGTCCTCGCACAACCAGCCGTTCTCGTACTTCTCCTGGGCGTACAGCGTCCCCACCGACGGCAGCCCGGGCGGCAAACTCCCCTGGGGGCCCGTCTCCGACATCGCGGTCGCTGACATCGACGGCACACGGCGCACCCTGCTGCTCACCGGAAAGCCACCGCACGAGCCCGCGGCCTGGAAGCGCTACCGGGGCGGCGCCACCGGCCGGCTGTGGCTGCACGGCGAGCGGCTGCTGCCGGACATCGGCGGGCACCTCGAAGCGCCGATGTTCGTGGGGCGCCGGATCGCCTTCCTCTCCGACCACGAGGGGGTCGGCAACCTGTACTCCTGCCTGGCGGACGGCAGCGATCTGCGCCGGCACACGGACCATGACGCGTTCTACGCCCGGCACGCCTCCAGCGACGGCAGCCGGGTCGTCTACCAGTGCGGCGGCGATCTCTGGCTGGTGGACGACCTGGAGTCGCCGGACGCGACGCCCCGGAAGCTGGAGGTACGGCTCGGGGGGCCGCGGACGGGCCGGCGTACGTACCAGGTACCGGCGTCCAGCCACGTCGACTCGCTGTCCGTCGACGAGACGGGCCGGGCGAGCGCCGTCTCCGTGCGGGGCAGCCTGTACTGGCTCACCCACCGCGACGGCCCCGCCCGCACCATCGCGGACACCCCGGGGGTACGGGTCCGGCTGCCGCTGATGCTCGGCAGCAGCGGCCAGGTCGCGTACGTCACGGACGCCGAGGGCGACGACGCGATCGAGATCGCCTACCTCCCCCGGGCCAGCGGCGACCGCCCGCCACGCCGGCTGGCCGCGGGGCGGCTGGGCAGGGTCCACGAGATCATCTCCGACCCGGAGGGCGAGCGGCTGGCCATCGCGTCGAACGACGGCAGGCTGCTGCTGCTGGACACGGCGGAGGACGCCGTCGAACCGGCCGTGGACCTCCTGCCCCCGGACGAGGGCTCCCCGGAACCTGCCGCCTCGGACCCGTCCGCCCCCTCGGGCTCCCCGGCGCCGGCCGAGGGCGTGGCCCCTCCGAGGACCGTCGCCCCGCTGGAGGCCCTCATCCGGACGGACAGCTCCGACACCGGCCCACCGGAGGGCGAAGCCATCAGCGACGGCACCCCGGACGACAGCACCACCAGCGACGGCACCCCGGACGACAGCACCACCAGCGACGGCACCCCGGACGACAGCACCACCAGCGACGGGCCCAGGCCCCACAGCGGTGGGCCTCCGGACGACGGCCTCACCGAGCTCATCCGCTCCGTCAACGGCCCGGTCCGTGATCTGGCCTTCTCCCCGGACGGCCACTGGCTGACCTGGTCGCACCCCGGCGTAGGCCGGGCGCTGCGGCAGATCAAACTGGCCCGGATCACCGGCCCCGACGCTCCGGTGATAGTAGATGTCACCAACGGCCGCTTCGAGGACGAGAACCCGGTCTTCACGGGAGACGGCCGCTATCTCGCCTTCCTCTCCTGGCGCGGATTCGACCCGGTGTACGACGTCCACACCGGCGACCTCTCCTTCCCCTTGGGCTGCCGCCCCTATCTGGTCCCCCTCTCCTCGGCCACGCCCTCCCCCTTCGCCCTGCTCCCGGACGGCAGGCCCGCGGCGGGCGGCCTGGACCCGGTCGACATTCCCGAGGGCCCGGTCGAGGGGTCGACGGTCATGGTGGAGTTCGAAGGGCTGGAGAACAGGGTCACCCCGTTCCCCGTCTCCGCGTCGAAGTACTCGGGGCTACAGCCGGTCAGCGGCGGCGGCCTCGTCTGGCTGCGCTGGCCGATCTCCGGCGCACTGGGCGAGACGTTCGCGAATCCGGCGGACATGTCAGGCCGGCCCACCCTGGAGCACTTCAACATCGCCAAGGCCCGCAAGACCGAACTGGTCGGCCACCTGGACTGGTTCGCGGTCAGCGGGGACGCGACCCGGCTCGTCGTCATGGACGACGGCGAGCTGCGCGCCGTACCGTCCAACGAGCCCGGCGACAACGACACGACGGTCTTCCTCGACCTGCGCCGCATCCTGCACGACGTCGACCCGGCCGCCGAATGGCGTCAGGCCTACGGCGAGGCGGGGCGCATCATCCGGTCCTACTTCTGGGAACCGGACATGTGCGGCATCGACTGGGACGAGGTGCTGGAGCAGTACCGCCCCCTCCTCGAACGGGTCGCGTCCCCCGACGAGTTCGCCGACCTGCTGCGAGAGGTGCTCGGCGAGCTGGGCACCTCCCACGCCTACGTCTCTCCCGCCCGCCGCAACGAGGGCCCACCGCACTACCAGCGGGCGATCGGCCTGCTGGGCGCCAACCTCGTGTGCCGGGAGGGTGACTGGACGGTTCAGCGCATCCTGCCCGGCGAGTCCTCCGACTCCAAGGCCCGTTCACCGCTGGCCGGTACGGGCGTCCGGGAGGGAGCCGTACTCACCCATGTCGACGGCCGCCCGGTCGACCCGGTGGCGGGACCGTACCCGCTGCTGACGGCGGCGGGCGGCACCACCGTGGAGCTGACGTTCCGCCCCGCCGGGGGCGAGTGCGGCGGCCGTTCCCGCCGTATCGCGATCGTCCCGCTGATCGACGAACGCCCGCTGCGCTACCAGGACTGGGTGGCCAAACGCCGCGAGGTGGTGCGGGAGTTGAGCCACGGCAAGTGCGGTTACCTGCACATCCCGGACATGGGCGGCTCCGGCTGGGCGCAGTTCAACCGGGACCTGCGGCTGGAGGTGTCGCGCCCCGCGCTGATCGTGGACGTACGGGGCAACGCGGGCGGACACATCAGCGAGCTGGTCGTCGAGAAGCTCACCCGCACGATCCTCGGCTGGGACCTGACCCGCAACGCCCAGGCGGTCTCCTACGCGTCCAACGCGCCCCGGGGGCCGGTCGTAGCCCTCGCCGACGAGGCCACGTCCTCCGACGGGGACATGATCACGGCCGCGTTCCGGCTGCTGAAGCTGGGGCCGGTGGTGGGCCAGCGCACCTGGGGCGGTGTGGTCGGGATGACCGGGCGGCACCGGCTCGGTGACGGCACGGTGATCACGGTGCCCATGAACGCGGCCTGGTTCGACACGTACGGCTGGTCCGTCGAGAACCACGGCGTGGAGCCCGACCTGGAGGCGCTGCGCACCCCGCTGGACTGGGCGGAGGGACGCCACGCGGTGCTGGACGACGCCGTCAGGGTCGCCCTGGACCTCCTGGCCGCCCACCCGGCGGCCACCCCTCCGACCTATGACACGGCCCCCAACCTGCGCAGGCCCCCGCTCCCCCCGAGGTGACCACCGACCGATCCCGGCCCCCGCTCCGGCACCAGCCGACCTCAGCCGAATCCAGCCCCT includes:
- a CDS encoding TetR/AcrR family transcriptional regulator — protein: MARSRLTPEREGELYAAVLDLLGEVGYEALTMDAVAARTRSSKATLYRQWGSKAELVVKALRHNKPMELGEIDTGSLRGDFRAALRRTDDCEMEKSSALMRGLGQAVHSNPDLLQALRELMIEPELTGLGLMIRRAVDRGEVRPDNPALSYVPHMMIGAFAARELVDGRAVDQAFLTDYAEAVVFPALGV
- a CDS encoding S41 family peptidase, whose product is MSDDVAYLRFPHIHKDLLCFAAEDDLWVAPLAPAGQRPGRAWRLTVDRTRVGHPRFSPDGSRIAYTTWRTLDPEIHIAPVDGGPARRLTYWGSTDARVCGWSPDPGESSQILAVSSHNQPFSYFSWAYSVPTDGSPGGKLPWGPVSDIAVADIDGTRRTLLLTGKPPHEPAAWKRYRGGATGRLWLHGERLLPDIGGHLEAPMFVGRRIAFLSDHEGVGNLYSCLADGSDLRRHTDHDAFYARHASSDGSRVVYQCGGDLWLVDDLESPDATPRKLEVRLGGPRTGRRTYQVPASSHVDSLSVDETGRASAVSVRGSLYWLTHRDGPARTIADTPGVRVRLPLMLGSSGQVAYVTDAEGDDAIEIAYLPRASGDRPPRRLAAGRLGRVHEIISDPEGERLAIASNDGRLLLLDTAEDAVEPAVDLLPPDEGSPEPAASDPSAPSGSPAPAEGVAPPRTVAPLEALIRTDSSDTGPPEGEAISDGTPDDSTTSDGTPDDSTTSDGTPDDSTTSDGPRPHSGGPPDDGLTELIRSVNGPVRDLAFSPDGHWLTWSHPGVGRALRQIKLARITGPDAPVIVDVTNGRFEDENPVFTGDGRYLAFLSWRGFDPVYDVHTGDLSFPLGCRPYLVPLSSATPSPFALLPDGRPAAGGLDPVDIPEGPVEGSTVMVEFEGLENRVTPFPVSASKYSGLQPVSGGGLVWLRWPISGALGETFANPADMSGRPTLEHFNIAKARKTELVGHLDWFAVSGDATRLVVMDDGELRAVPSNEPGDNDTTVFLDLRRILHDVDPAAEWRQAYGEAGRIIRSYFWEPDMCGIDWDEVLEQYRPLLERVASPDEFADLLREVLGELGTSHAYVSPARRNEGPPHYQRAIGLLGANLVCREGDWTVQRILPGESSDSKARSPLAGTGVREGAVLTHVDGRPVDPVAGPYPLLTAAGGTTVELTFRPAGGECGGRSRRIAIVPLIDERPLRYQDWVAKRREVVRELSHGKCGYLHIPDMGGSGWAQFNRDLRLEVSRPALIVDVRGNAGGHISELVVEKLTRTILGWDLTRNAQAVSYASNAPRGPVVALADEATSSDGDMITAAFRLLKLGPVVGQRTWGGVVGMTGRHRLGDGTVITVPMNAAWFDTYGWSVENHGVEPDLEALRTPLDWAEGRHAVLDDAVRVALDLLAAHPAATPPTYDTAPNLRRPPLPPR